The Leptidea sinapis chromosome 35, ilLepSina1.1, whole genome shotgun sequence genome contains a region encoding:
- the LOC126975266 gene encoding UDP-N-acetylglucosamine transferase subunit ALG14 homolog, producing MDLNNLVLLTIITSFGTLLMRVLYILRKIYAQQNRLTVEKKSLKVILCIGSGGHTTELLKIVAQMNLKKYSPRLYMMADSDNNSETKIISTEKDTKDYQICKIPRSRNVHQPYMTSIFSTLHAILYCVLPIFRFRPDVIICNGPGTCIPICFVVFLMRCFCILDCRIVFIESLCRVRTLSLSGKILQFIADIFVVQWPQLHSVSWRSMYFGRLT from the coding sequence atggatttgaataatttagtgcttttaacaattattacaagtttTGGCACTTTGTTGATGAgagtactttatattttaaggaAAATATATGCCCAGCAGAACAGACTTACTGTCGAAAAGAAATCATTAAAAGTTATACTTTGCATTGGATCCGGAGGTCACACTACCGAGCTATTAAAAATTGTAGctcaaatgaatttaaaaaaatacagccCAAGGCTTTACATGATGGCTGACTCTGACAATAATAGTGAAACTAAAATAATCTCCACTGAAAAGGATACAAAAGACTATCAAATCTGCAAGATTCCAAGAAGTAGAAATGTACATCAGCCCTATATGACATCGATTTTCAGCACCCTCCATGCTATTTTGTACTGTGTTCTACCAATATTTAGATTTAGACCCGATGTTATAATCTGCAATGGCCCTGGAACATGCATTccaatttgttttgttgtttttttaatgagatgTTTTTGCATTCTAGATTGCAGAATAGTGTTTATTGAAAGTCTTTGTAGGGTAAGAACTTTATCATTATCTGGCAAGATACTACAATTTATAGCCGATATTTTTGTAGTCCAGTGGCCACAACTTCATAGTGTGTCTTGGAGAAGTATGTATTTTGGTAGACTTACTTAA